Genomic DNA from Peribacillus sp. FSL H8-0477:
CATACAAAAAAACCCGTAAATCATATTTACGGGTTTGAACATATAGCGGTTATCTCCATCTCGTATTTCGCATAATTAAGGACACAATAAAAACCACTATGATTGCCCCAAGCAGTGCAGGAACAATGTAAAATCCGCCAGTAGCAGGTCCGATTGAACCTAGAATAGCCGTACCAAGCCATGCTCCTATAAATCCAGCAACGATATTCCCAATGACTCCACCAGGCATATCACGTCCAATTATTAAACTCCCCAGCCAGCCAATAATCCCACCAACAATTAACATCCAAAGAAGTTCCAAGCGTCTTCCACCCCCTTCCCTTGAAAATATATTAAGGGAATAGACAAGTTAGAATAGCTAGTTGGAAAATAATATAAATAAACACCCAACTTTGAATGGAACCTGAGTAGAACAGGCGAGGAATCAGCCATATTGACTGTCTTGCGTGTGTGCTTTATTAACCCTTTTTATCTTTATCCATATATTCTTGTATCTTTTTTTCTTTCCAGTCATAACCAATACTGCTGTGTACCCATGTCGTGACCCCATGTATGAACAATCCAGCACCCCATCCTCCGAGCGGGAACAGAAACCACCAGTTTCCAGCATCCGTTAAGAAATTAATAATAAAGAGCATACTATTCACTAACAGGTAAACAGCTAAATGAATATAGAAGCCAAATAGATTTTCAACCCTTTTTTTCGCCTGACGGTATTGTTCATTTCTCTCCATTTTAGACCCCCTAAAAGTCTTTTAGATATATTATACATAAATACATTAAATTTACATATAAACAAAAAAAATAAACCTACAGCTAAAGAAGTCTAATAGCTGCAGGTTTACGATTTGATTATTTTTTTCTTCTAATATCCGTTATTTGCTTTCCATCATATTCAATATAGACCGTCTCATGATTTCGAAAATCTAGATAGCGGTCACAATCTATTTCGAGGATTTTGTCATTGCTGAACTTCATTGCGCAGCTTGATCCTTCATCATTTTTTGTTACATCAATCACTTCATTCGTTTCGATACCAATAGCTGTACCAGCTTCTCCCTGTGGATAATATTTTTCTATTATCTCTACTTGTTCTGCTACCATTCCTGGACGCATAAATACAAATAATAAAATCAGTAATACAATTAGTAATCCTATTAAAACAGCTGCTTTACTTTTCAATTTCTTAATTACCCTCTTCTCTATGCAATCTATGATCATCTCTCTCTATTTATCCTCTTTTCTACAATTTATTCAGAAAAAAGATAAATATGAAAGCCTTTTTTATTAGCAATGCTCTCACCGAAAAAATCCCTAGACACTACTAAGTTTAAAAGGTTTTCAGCATGGTTTGCAATATATATATACTAGGAAAATCTTAGGTAGGAAGTTAATAAGATCCATTACCTAAATCACTGCCAATGATTTCCCCTGTCAAACCCCAGCTAAATGTTTGAACAGGAAGGAACTTACGGCGACTTTAACAAGCCCGCATCGTTTCATTCATACAGGATTCCATCCAGTAACACCACTATTTGTTTCTTGAAGTTACTACGCCCTATCTTCACGACTTTTAAAACTATGTATTGGGAAAAGATATTGAGGCAGATACTTTATCTGCAGGAAGGGATTGGGGGATTGGTTTTGCGATCCTGATTAACAGTAAAAAAACAGGTATCCGTTTCCGAAACGGATACCTGTATCTATAGAGAATAAAATGAGCAGTTTTGTTATTATCTTTGAACAACTGCTGCTGGTACTTCTAATCCAAGACCTTCTGCAATACGAGTTCCATATTCAGCATCTGCTTTGTAGAAGTGTCCAATTTGACGAAGCTTGATTTCATCTAGTGTCACAGGTTTCATTGCACCAACGATATTAGCAACAAGACGAGTACGCTCATCTTCGCTTAGTAGACGGTAAAGATCTCCTGCTTGTGTATAATGATCATGTTCATCATACGCAACACTATCAGCTACTCCTGAAACAGCAAATGGAGCTATTTTGTTTTCTGGAGTTTCAGTAGGGCCGCCGAAACTATTTGGCTCATAATATACTGATTTACCGCCGTTAGCATCATGACGCATAGCGCCATCACGGAAGTTGTTAGCAGCTTCCACTTTCGGGCGATTAATCGGAAGTGTATTATGATTAGCACCAACACGGTAACGTGCAGCATCAGCGTAAGCAAATAGTCGCCCTTGAAGCATTTTATCTGGAGATGGCTCAATACCAGGTACAAGCGTTCCAGGTGAGAATGTTGCTTGCTCAACTTCAGCAAAATAGTTCTCAGGGTTTCTATTTAATGTCATACGGCCAACTTCGATTAACGGGTAATCTTTTTGAGACCATACTTTTGTTACATCAAATGGATCGAAACGGTACGTATTTGCATCTTCTTCAGGCATGATTTGAACGCATAGCTTCCAAGAAGGGAAATCACCTTTTTCAATCGCATTGAATAAATCTTCAGTGTGGTAATCAGGATTTTCACCTGCAAGCTGTGCAGCAAGATCCACATCAAGGTTTTTAACACCTTGTTCAGTTTTAAAGTGGTATTTCACCCAAACTGCTTGTCCTTCAGCATTAACCCACTTGAACGTATGGCTTCCGAAACCATGAGTGTGACGCCATGTAGCAGGAATACCACGGTCTGACATTAGAATTGAAACCTGATGAAGTGATTCTGGAGAATGAGACCAGAAATCCCATACTGCTGTTGGGTTCTTCAAGTGTGTTTGTGGATCTCTTTTTTGTGTATGGATAAAGTCAGGGAATTTAATTGCATCACGAATAAAGAATACAGGCGTGTTATTACCTACGATATCGTAGTTGCCTTCTTCTGTATAAAATTTAACAGCAAATCCACGTGGATCACGAAGCGTATCAGCAGAACCAAGTTCACCAGCAACTGTAGAGAAGCGGATAAACATATCTGTTTTTGTGCCTGTGCCATTAAATAGTTTTGCTTTAGTATATTGTGACATATCATTTGTCACTTCGAAGAAACCATGTGCTCCGCCGCCTTTAGCATGTACAACACGCTCAGGCACACGTTCACGGTTAAAATGTGCAAGTTTTTCTAAAAGATATACGTCTTGAATCAATGTAGGGCCGCGATGGCCGGCAGTAATTGAATTTTGGTTGTCACCAACAGGTGCACCCCAGCTAGTCGTAAGTTTACGATCTGTCATAAAAAAAATCACCCCATATAATTAATAATCACATTTATAATACTAACGTTTATTAAAAAAAAATCAATACTTATTTATAATAATTTTAATTTAATACTATGTATTTGTTACTTCAAATTTCACATTTTATGTCAAGAAAAATGAATTGTATGTTTGCTCTAATCCCTTTCAGGCAGACATTAAGAGCATTATCCCTCATGTTACTCTGTTGATTTCTTCTATCTATTCACCAAGATACTTATTGCAAATTTCTAACTGTCATTCTCATTTACAATGCCAGAAAAACATTTATAAAAGAAAGCTGGACAATCATTCTTAACCCTTCTTCACTAAAAAAGGACATAACCAAATAATTTTTCATCTTCTAAAATGGGGTGTTGATTTCCATTCCAGACGTTTCGCTTTCCGCGGGCAGGCGGTGAGCCTTCTCATCGCTTACGCTCCTGCGGGGTCTCACCTGTCCTGCTTTTCCCGCAGGAGTCTTCACGCTAACACTCCCATCAACTGCCTTTCTAAAGGCAATCTCAAAAGTCAAATCCGTTCTATTTTTAAATAAACTTGATAAGGTCCTTTCAAAAACCCATTTAATTCAACGTGGTCAGCTTGAAATGGTCGCACTAGACCAGCTTGTTCCCGAGTACCATTTGGCCCGCAAAATGGAAGAAGCCCTGGACTTTTTATGATCTGGTCAAGATGATCTGTATTTGGAAGTAAGCCGGCCTTGAAAGATGTCATGAACAGTCTTTATAAGCCAGAAAACCTCCATGAAAAGTGTTCAAAACTCAAAGAGGTCCGGAATGAAACATTCCGGACCTCTTTTATCGACAAACTGAGGGGCTGTCTCATATGTCCTTTTTAAAGTAAAGTAACGCAAAATTGAAGAGGCAGAAATGTTGTTAAAACAACATTTCTGCCTCTCTCTTTTTATTCATTTTGGGCTTAAGTACCCCTTTTGGGAAAGCCCGAGAACTTTAGTTAGATGCCCTGCTCTTTTTCCTCGTCAACACCCAGTAGATAGGAAGTCCGATAATTCCAATTCCAATCGATAAAAGTGCATCCGCGGGTTTATCCATTACCGTATTAACCACCAGATAAATGGTTCCAATTACAGCTATAATTGGTGTTAACGGATAAAAAGGAACTTTATACGTCTTCACATCCGGCTGTTTCTTCCTGAGAATAAACACCGCAAAAAACGCTAAGCCATAAAAAGAAAATACTGAGAAAATGGCCATATCTGTGAGTCGATCTGGATCACTAACAATCATCATAATAACTGCAATGACCATTTGCATGATTGTTGCATTCATTGGTGTCTTGTAGGTCTTATGAACTTTTGAAATTTGTTTGGATCCAGGCAGTAATCCATTTTGCGCCATGGCAAAAGGAATTCTGGGAAACGTTAAAATTTTCCCATTTAAACAGCCAAAGATAGAAATTAAAATTCCTATGGTAATTAATTTACCCCCAAAATCCCCAAAGAGAATCGTAGCCGCAGTATTTGCTGCATTGGGACCGAGTTCAATGATTTGTTCTGCAGTAAGTACATGAAGCATAGCTACATTTACAGACAAGTATGAAACCATAACAATTAAAATCCCTGTAATAATTGCCTTCGGAAGCGTTTTCGAAGGATCCTTCATTTCCCCTGCCATAAATCCGACATTCATCCAGCCATCATAGGCCCAGAGTGTGGCCAGTATTGCTGCTCCCATGCTAATAGCTGCTGTTGAAGACCCACTCGAAACATTTAATACTGGTTGATCTCCCAAAATGATTCCAAATATAGCAATGGCGAATATCGGAATCAGTTTTGCAACCGTAGAAACATTTTGGATCATTCCTCCATAACGAGTACCTAGACTATTCACAACACCTAAAAAAATGACCGTTATAATACCCACGATTGTTGATAACGAGGAATCTAACTGAAAAAAACTAACGAGTAACGAACCAAAATATAACCCTAGGGCTCCCATAACTGCTGGTCCATAAATAACTGTTTGAACCCATCCGCATATGAATCCCCATATCCTGCCGTATACTTCCTCCAGATAAGCATACAGCCCTCCGGTTTTTGGAATACGCGTACTTACTTCGGCAATCGTTAACCCGCTGG
This window encodes:
- a CDS encoding GlsB/YeaQ/YmgE family stress response membrane protein, translating into MELLWMLIVGGIIGWLGSLIIGRDMPGGVIGNIVAGFIGAWLGTAILGSIGPATGGFYIVPALLGAIIVVFIVSLIMRNTRWR
- a CDS encoding 2TM domain-containing protein; translation: MERNEQYRQAKKRVENLFGFYIHLAVYLLVNSMLFIINFLTDAGNWWFLFPLGGWGAGLFIHGVTTWVHSSIGYDWKEKKIQEYMDKDKKG
- the katA gene encoding catalase KatA; the encoded protein is MTDRKLTTSWGAPVGDNQNSITAGHRGPTLIQDVYLLEKLAHFNRERVPERVVHAKGGGAHGFFEVTNDMSQYTKAKLFNGTGTKTDMFIRFSTVAGELGSADTLRDPRGFAVKFYTEEGNYDIVGNNTPVFFIRDAIKFPDFIHTQKRDPQTHLKNPTAVWDFWSHSPESLHQVSILMSDRGIPATWRHTHGFGSHTFKWVNAEGQAVWVKYHFKTEQGVKNLDVDLAAQLAGENPDYHTEDLFNAIEKGDFPSWKLCVQIMPEEDANTYRFDPFDVTKVWSQKDYPLIEVGRMTLNRNPENYFAEVEQATFSPGTLVPGIEPSPDKMLQGRLFAYADAARYRVGANHNTLPINRPKVEAANNFRDGAMRHDANGGKSVYYEPNSFGGPTETPENKIAPFAVSGVADSVAYDEHDHYTQAGDLYRLLSEDERTRLVANIVGAMKPVTLDEIKLRQIGHFYKADAEYGTRIAEGLGLEVPAAVVQR
- a CDS encoding APC family permease, with the protein product MGTVQLKKNIGFFVGTSLVVGTVIGSGIFMKPGIVLESSGDSTRALLAWLIGGLITLASGLTIAEVSTRIPKTGGLYAYLEEVYGRIWGFICGWVQTVIYGPAVMGALGLYFGSLLVSFFQLDSSLSTIVGIITVIFLGVVNSLGTRYGGMIQNVSTVAKLIPIFAIAIFGIILGDQPVLNVSSGSSTAAISMGAAILATLWAYDGWMNVGFMAGEMKDPSKTLPKAIITGILIVMVSYLSVNVAMLHVLTAEQIIELGPNAANTAATILFGDFGGKLITIGILISIFGCLNGKILTFPRIPFAMAQNGLLPGSKQISKVHKTYKTPMNATIMQMVIAVIMMIVSDPDRLTDMAIFSVFSFYGLAFFAVFILRKKQPDVKTYKVPFYPLTPIIAVIGTIYLVVNTVMDKPADALLSIGIGIIGLPIYWVLTRKKSRASN